A region from the Benincasa hispida cultivar B227 chromosome 12, ASM972705v1, whole genome shotgun sequence genome encodes:
- the LOC120067000 gene encoding protein yippee-like At4g27740 has product MAEYSNPTYSCRNCRNPLASGAHLLSKSFWAKSGKAFLFSEAKNIVEGHKEQKQLITGIFKTAEIHCNVCGQVLGWKYLKAYDLKQKYKEGKFIIETAKISKEYN; this is encoded by the exons ATGGCGGAGTATTCAAATCCCACATATAGCTGTAGAAATTGCCGCAATCCACTTGCCTCCGGAGCCCATCTCCTTTCTAAATCCTTCTGG GCAAAATCAGGGAAAGCATTCCTATTCTCAGAAGCAAAGAACATAGTGGAAGGACATAAAGAGCAGAAGCAGCTGATAACAGGCATTTTCAAAACTGCTGAAATACACTGCAATGTCTGTGGACAAGTTTTGGGTTGGAAGTATCTTAAAGCTTATGACCTCAAACAGAAGTACAAGGAAGGAAAGTTCATCATTGAAACGGCTAAGATTTCAAAGGAATACAATTAG
- the LOC120068537 gene encoding protein yippee-like At4g27745, with the protein MAELLGPRLYSCCNCRNHVAFHDDIISKAFQGRHGRAFLFSHAMNITVGPKEDRHLMTGLHTVADVHCVDCREVLGWKYERAYEASQKYKEGKFILEKSKIVRDNW; encoded by the exons ATGGCTGAACTGTTGGGGCCTCGTTTATACAGCTGCTGTAATTGTAGAAACCATGTTGCCTTCCACGATGATATAATTTCTAAAGCTTTTCAG GGAAGACATGGGCGTGCTTTTCTGTTCTCTCATGCCATGAACATCACAGTGGGACCAAAAGAAGACCGGCATCTCATGACGGGTCTCCACACTGTTGCTGATGTGCATTGTGTTGACTGCCGTGAGGTGCTCGGGTGGAAATATGAGAGGGCATATGAGGCATCGCAGAAGTACAAAGAAGggaagttcattcttgaaaagtCAAAAATCGTTAGGGACAACTGGTAG
- the LOC120066999 gene encoding molybdate-anion transporter — protein sequence MEIFYFLVFGGLSLVVAALELTKTNKDRINTPSAFNAFKNNYLLVYSLMMAGDWLQGPYVYYLYSQYGFGKGEIGQLFIAGFGSSMLFGTIVGSLADKQGRKRACITYCITYILSCITKHSPEYKVLMLGRVLGGIATSLLFSAFESWLVAEHNKRGFEQQWLSITFSKAIFLGNGLIAILAGLFGNVLVDSLSLGPVAPFDAAACFLAIGMAIIMSSWTENYGDPSENKDLLTQFRGAAVAIASDEKIALLGAIQSLFEGSMYTFVFLWTPALSPNNEDIPHGFIFATFMLASMLGSSLASRLMARNSPKVESYMQIVFIVSSASLVLPIVTSFLVAPSDVKGGSISFAGCIQLLGFCVFEACVGIFWPSIMKMRSQYIPEEARSTIMNFFRIPLNIFVCVVLYNVDAFPIAVMFGMCAIFLFVASILQRRLQAIAEKPKSGDWGLSEKNTEADPLNI from the exons atggagattttctacttCCTGGTGTTTGGAGGATTGTCTCTTGTTGTTGCAGCTCTCGAGCTCACCAAAACCAACAAGGACCGGATCAATACGCCTTCCGCTTTCAATGCCTTCAAGAACAATTACCTTCTCGTTTACTCTCTCATGATGG CTGGGGACTGGTTGCAGGGCCCATACGTATACTACCTTTACAGTCAGTATGGCTTTGGTAAAGGAGAGATCGGTCAGCTTTTCATTGCTGGTTTTGGGTCCTCCATGTTGTTTGGTACAATTGTTGGTTCTCTTGCTGATAAACA AGGTCGAAAGAGGGCTTGCATTACTTATTGTATTACATACATTCTGAGTTGCATCACCAAGCATTCTCCTGAGTACAAGGTTCTAATGTTGGGCCGTGTTTTGGGAGGTATTGCCACTTCGCTCCTCTTTTCAGCATTTGAGTCATGGCTTGTTGCAGAGCACAATAAG AGGGGCTTTGAACAGCAATGGTTGTCTATTACATTCTCAAAGGCTATATTTCTTGGCAATGGTCTTATTGCAATTCTTGCTGGGTTGTTTGGGAATGTACTAGTTGATAGTCTGTCTCTTGGACCAGTGGCACCTTTTGATGCCGCTGCATGCTTTCTTGCAATTGGTATGGCCATTATTATGTCATCTTGGACTGAGAACTATGGGGATCCATCAGAGAATAAGGATCTGCTCACCCAATTCAGAGGGGCTGCTGTTGCCATTGCGTCTG ATGAGAAGATCGCTCTGCTGGGTGCTATCCAGTCTCTATTTGAAGGTTCAATGTACACCTTTGTGTTCCTCTGGACACCTGCTCTTAGCCCAAATAATGAGGATATTCCCCATGGCTTTATCTTTGCAACATTCATGTTGGCTTCAATGCTCGGAAGTTCCCTTGCATCTAGGTTGATGGCTCGAAATTCACCAAAAGTTGAGAGCTATATGCAGATTGTTTTCATTGTCTCATCTGCCTCTCTTGTACTTCCGATTGTGACCAGT TTCTTGGTAGCTCCATCAGATGTGAAAGGTGGAAGCATCTCCTTCGCAGGCTGTATTCAGTTGCTTGGCTTCTGTGTTTTTGAGGCCTGCGTTGGTATATTTTGGCCTTCCATAATGAAGATGAGATCACAGTACATTCCTGAGGAGGCTAGAAGTACCATCATGAACTTCTTCCGCATTCCTCTCAACATCTTCGTCTGTGTGGTGCTGTATAAT GTGGATGCTTTCCCCATCGCTGTGATGTTTGGCATGTGCGCCATTTTCCTCTTTGTGGCATCGATTTTACAGAGGCGGCTTCAGGCAATTGCTGAGAAACCAA AGAGTGGAGACTGGGGATTGAGTGAAAAGAATACCGAGGCAGATCCGTTAAACATCTAA